The following proteins are co-located in the Candidatus Nealsonbacteria bacterium genome:
- a CDS encoding helix-turn-helix domain-containing protein has protein sequence MPKQDYLLSKNLKKLREQKGLSQDRLAKLADVANNTIIKIEQGENINPTLETLKKVAKALGVSVDNLIN, from the coding sequence ATGCCCAAACAAGATTATCTACTTTCAAAAAATCTGAAGAAACTACGGGAACAAAAAGGGCTTTCGCAAGATCGCCTCGCCAAACTCGCCGATGTTGCCAATAATACGATTATTAAAATTGAGCAGGGCGAAAATATAAACCCGACGCTTGAAACATTAAAGAAAGTGGCGAAAGCCCTCGGAGTTAGTGTTGATAATTTAATAAACTAG
- a CDS encoding DUF21 domain-containing protein: MSAVFTFLVIMFAEVLPKNIGEMYVIPIALSTVQLLLFLNRVFTPIIWVLNIFTRPF; this comes from the coding sequence ATTTCAGCCGTCTTTACTTTCCTTGTTATAATGTTTGCCGAGGTTCTTCCCAAGAACATTGGAGAGATGTATGTAATTCCAATTGCTTTATCAACTGTCCAACTGCTTCTTTTTCTGAACAGAGTATTTACTCCAATTATCTGGGTTTTAAATATTTTCACAAGACCTTTTTAG
- a CDS encoding nucleoside monophosphate kinase — MDFPIFKTKQEGVDQKFNLSDPQERQDYFKVKAGLEIDKIKKHIEEGNTFIVYLMGKKNSGKGTYSKMFAEAVGKDKIEHFSIGDMIRDVDEEVNHEEKIKELKEFLEQNYRGFLSADEIIKMLLNRSTATLLPTDVILTLIKREIAKRDKKVIFIDGFPRDMDQISYSLFFRDLIGYREDPDLFVLIDLPNTVIDERIKWRKICPKCKTSRNLKLLPTSKIKYDEETKEFKLICDNNECEDNVEMVSKEGDELGIEPIRDRLATDEKLIKQAFTLYGIPKILLRNAIPVDRAEGMVDDYEITPEYQYEVKDGKVKVKELPYTVNNDEGVECYSLMAPPVVVSLIHQMVKILNL; from the coding sequence ATGGATTTTCCAATTTTTAAGACAAAGCAAGAAGGAGTTGATCAGAAATTTAATCTTTCTGACCCCCAAGAAAGACAAGATTATTTTAAAGTTAAAGCCGGCCTAGAAATAGATAAAATTAAGAAGCACATAGAAGAGGGTAATACCTTCATTGTTTACTTAATGGGTAAAAAGAACTCTGGAAAGGGGACATACTCAAAAATGTTCGCTGAAGCCGTAGGAAAGGATAAAATTGAGCACTTTTCTATCGGTGATATGATAAGAGATGTTGATGAAGAGGTAAATCATGAAGAAAAAATAAAAGAATTAAAAGAATTTTTAGAACAAAATTATAGAGGATTTCTTTCAGCTGACGAGATAATTAAAATGTTATTAAATAGAAGTACAGCAACACTTCTGCCAACAGATGTAATTTTAACTTTGATTAAAAGAGAAATTGCAAAAAGAGATAAAAAAGTCATTTTCATTGATGGTTTCCCAAGAGATATGGACCAAATTTCATACTCTCTATTCTTTAGAGATTTGATTGGATACAGAGAAGATCCAGACCTTTTTGTTTTAATTGATCTCCCAAATACTGTTATTGATGAAAGAATTAAATGGAGGAAAATATGTCCTAAGTGTAAAACATCAAGAAACTTGAAGCTTCTACCGACTTCTAAGATAAAATACGACGAAGAAACAAAAGAATTTAAGTTGATTTGTGACAATAATGAGTGTGAAGATAATGTTGAAATGGTATCAAAGGAAGGAGACGAGTTGGGCATTGAACCAATAAGGGATAGGCTTGCAACTGATGAAAAGCTAATAAAACAAGCATTCACATTGTATGGAATACCGAAAATTCTTCTAAGAAATGCTATCCCGGTAGATAGGGCAGAGGGCATGGTAGATGACTATGAAATTACTCCAGAATATCAATATGAAGTAAAAGACGGTAAGGTCAAAGTTAAGGAGCTTCCATATACTGTAAATAATGATGAAGGGGTAGAGTGTTATAGTTTAATGGCTCCTCCAGTAGTAGTATCTTTGATACATCAAATGGTTAAGATTCTAAATCTTTAA
- a CDS encoding TIGR00730 family Rossman fold protein, which produces MKDKKVLKNLPDPDLPPVKEDFRKTFQWRIFKIMAEFIEGFEFITDFKEKSATVWGGTKTSKDDHYYKEARKLGFLLAKEGYAVVSGGGPGIMEAANRGAYEAGGKSVGINIQLPEEQRTNDYVNKSKGFHYFFTRKVMMSMASSVYVFFPGGYGTLDEFFEMVTLAQTRKLSHEVLIIVVGRDYWQPLFEWLKSEVYQKRGAIYERDLEIFKLVDSAEEGIEVIKKANKK; this is translated from the coding sequence ATGAAAGACAAAAAAGTTTTAAAAAATTTACCCGACCCGGATCTTCCTCCGGTTAAAGAGGATTTTAGAAAGACATTTCAGTGGAGGATATTCAAGATTATGGCCGAATTCATTGAAGGATTTGAATTCATCACTGATTTTAAGGAAAAATCAGCTACTGTTTGGGGAGGCACCAAAACCAGTAAAGATGATCATTATTACAAGGAAGCGAGAAAATTAGGTTTTCTTTTGGCTAAAGAGGGCTACGCTGTTGTTAGTGGTGGCGGTCCAGGAATAATGGAAGCGGCAAATAGGGGAGCTTATGAAGCTGGCGGGAAATCTGTTGGAATCAATATTCAACTTCCGGAAGAACAAAGAACCAATGATTATGTTAATAAGTCAAAAGGTTTTCATTACTTTTTTACCAGGAAAGTCATGATGTCCATGGCTTCATCGGTTTACGTATTTTTTCCTGGAGGTTATGGTACTCTGGATGAATTTTTTGAAATGGTAACCCTGGCTCAAACCAGGAAGCTTTCCCACGAAGTCTTAATAATTGTTGTCGGTAGAGATTATTGGCAACCTCTTTTTGAATGGCTTAAGAGTGAAGTCTATCAAAAGAGGGGTGCGATATATGAAAGAGATTTGGAGATATTCAAGTTGGTTGACAGTGCCGAGGAAGGAATAGAAGTAATTAAAAAAGCAAATAAAAAATAA
- a CDS encoding MBL fold metallo-hydrolase, with translation MRAKRIKLLILSLIFLANVFAWNAVGKISQPQSLEVVFFDVGQGDAIFIKTPEGHNILIDGGPSGSILERLSEVMFFWDREIDLIILSHAHSDHVGGLIEVVPNYEVRNILWNGVIEDNAVSRAWERVLNETDATIRIAKAGQRIKGKTFYIDILYPFDNLANTEIKDLNLSSVIARLVSNEGTFLFTGDVYSSIEKELIKKEDSCKAKNEPICRSIVLKSDVLKVGHHGSKTSTSEEFLKRVNPSIAVIQSGSDNRYGHPHIETLEILKKHGIRVLRNDLDGNIKILSSFNY, from the coding sequence ATGAGAGCGAAAAGGATAAAACTTTTAATCTTATCATTAATATTCCTTGCTAATGTTTTTGCTTGGAATGCGGTAGGGAAGATAAGTCAACCTCAAAGTTTGGAGGTTGTTTTTTTTGATGTTGGTCAAGGCGATGCCATTTTCATTAAAACTCCCGAAGGACATAATATTCTAATTGATGGTGGTCCGAGTGGAAGTATTTTGGAAAGGTTGTCCGAAGTAATGTTCTTTTGGGATAGAGAAATAGATTTGATAATATTAAGTCATGCCCATAGTGATCACGTTGGTGGACTAATAGAGGTGGTGCCTAATTATGAGGTCCGTAATATCCTTTGGAATGGAGTTATAGAGGATAATGCAGTCTCGCGTGCTTGGGAGAGGGTACTCAATGAAACTGATGCAACCATTAGGATTGCAAAAGCGGGTCAAAGAATAAAGGGGAAAACTTTTTATATAGACATTCTTTACCCATTCGATAATTTAGCTAATACAGAAATTAAAGACTTAAACCTTTCTTCAGTTATTGCCCGATTAGTATCAAACGAGGGAACTTTTCTTTTTACTGGTGACGTCTATTCTTCAATTGAAAAGGAACTAATCAAAAAAGAAGATTCTTGTAAGGCAAAAAATGAACCGATTTGTCGATCAATAGTGTTAAAGTCAGATGTTTTAAAAGTTGGTCATCATGGAAGTAAAACTTCAACTTCTGAAGAGTTTTTAAAAAGAGTTAATCCATCTATTGCTGTAATTCAATCGGGATCCGATAATCGTTACGGTCATCCCCATATAGAGACATTGGAAATTTTAAAAAAACATGGTATAAGAGTCCTAAGAAACGATTTAGACGGTAATATAAAGATATTATCTTCTTTTAATTATTAA
- a CDS encoding FMN-binding glutamate synthase family protein, with the protein MVSNWTDDIKKRCEGVPVSSGRSNKAGRISFDDLVFVPAQLTKRPVDYYQEEIKSVTILGKKSQKPLKLDVPIIIGAMSFGALSKEAKTALAMASTKAGSVANTGEGGMLDEERNAAQRLILQFSTGRFGISEEVLKKADAVEIKIGQGAKPGSGGLLPKEKITPDIAKIRGVSGKEDVHSPAYHPDIHNEEDLKKTVDYLREVTGGVPIIMKIGPGNIEGDIKYALKANPDVIALDGMEGGTGAAPEVMLNEVGIPTIPVLVRARKALDELGADQELWMGGGFNKGGDIAKALALGANGVFLAFPLLVAMGCVYCKMCYLGKCPSGVATQDPELRLKLDVDLSAARIANFLTNCTEEIKMVTGVIGKNDIHNLDRNDLRSMTSEMAKISGIKVSWVE; encoded by the coding sequence ATGGTTTCAAATTGGACAGATGATATTAAGAAAAGATGTGAAGGTGTGCCAGTATCAAGCGGAAGATCAAATAAGGCCGGTAGAATTAGTTTTGATGATTTAGTATTCGTTCCGGCTCAATTAACCAAGAGGCCAGTTGATTATTATCAAGAAGAGATAAAGAGCGTTACAATACTTGGGAAAAAGAGCCAGAAGCCATTAAAGCTAGATGTTCCTATTATCATTGGAGCTATGTCTTTTGGTGCATTATCCAAAGAAGCTAAAACTGCTTTGGCAATGGCATCAACTAAAGCTGGAAGCGTAGCTAATACTGGTGAAGGGGGAATGTTAGACGAAGAACGTAATGCCGCCCAACGATTAATTCTTCAGTTTTCCACAGGTAGATTTGGGATATCAGAAGAAGTCTTAAAGAAAGCTGATGCTGTTGAAATTAAAATTGGCCAAGGAGCTAAGCCGGGTTCTGGTGGATTATTACCTAAAGAAAAGATTACGCCTGATATTGCTAAGATAAGGGGAGTCTCTGGCAAAGAAGATGTTCATTCTCCTGCTTATCATCCCGATATTCATAACGAAGAAGATTTAAAAAAGACAGTTGATTATTTAAGAGAAGTTACTGGGGGAGTTCCAATAATTATGAAGATTGGTCCGGGTAATATTGAAGGAGATATTAAATACGCGCTTAAGGCTAATCCTGATGTAATAGCCTTGGACGGAATGGAAGGAGGAACAGGCGCGGCACCTGAAGTTATGTTAAATGAAGTAGGAATACCAACAATACCAGTATTAGTAAGGGCAAGAAAGGCTTTAGATGAACTTGGAGCAGATCAAGAATTATGGATGGGAGGTGGATTTAACAAAGGTGGAGATATCGCTAAAGCTTTAGCACTAGGAGCCAATGGAGTGTTTCTTGCTTTTCCGCTTTTAGTTGCAATGGGGTGTGTATATTGTAAGATGTGTTATCTAGGAAAATGCCCAAGCGGAGTAGCCACTCAAGATCCCGAATTAAGGTTAAAACTAGATGTTGATTTGTCAGCGGCAAGAATTGCTAATTTTCTTACTAATTGTACTGAAGAAATAAAGATGGTAACAGGAGTGATTGGGAAAAACGATATCCATAATTTAGACAGAAATGATCTAAGATCAATGACTTCAGAAATGGCTAAAATATCTGGAATAAAAGTTTCTTGGGTAGAATAA
- the thiI gene encoding tRNA 4-thiouridine(8) synthase ThiI, which yields MKYVICHYSEIGLKGKNRKFFEDKLVLEIKRVLKLLLYSSVKRIPGRILIELTEEGQLKNEKVRDALGFVFGLSSFSFAVDSSHNIEDIKEESLKLVKKENFESFRVTAKREDKHLPFTSQELNQEVGAHLFQQLKNKKVDLNNPDLICYIELVRKRSFIFTKKYKGARGLPMGTGGKAVVLLSGGIDSPVAAFTTMRRGVKVSFLHFHSYPITSEISISKIRELVELLSQYQGKSNLYLIPFTEAQKEVLLNTKSKFRVIFYRRLMLKIAKEVVKIDKAQAIITGESLGQVASQTIENMLVIGQACDSLIIRPLVCDDKESIIKIAKDIGTFDISNLPYDDCCSRFLPQYPETKARIEEVIEEEKKINIKKITVRAIKEMSCEQIYGFKLDR from the coding sequence ATGAAATATGTAATCTGTCATTATTCTGAAATAGGCTTGAAAGGGAAGAATCGTAAGTTTTTTGAAGACAAGTTGGTTTTAGAAATAAAGAGAGTTTTAAAACTATTACTATACTCTTCTGTTAAAAGAATTCCTGGGCGCATACTAATAGAGCTGACCGAAGAAGGTCAACTAAAGAATGAAAAGGTTCGAGACGCTTTAGGCTTTGTTTTTGGATTATCTAGCTTTTCATTTGCAGTTGATAGCTCCCATAATATTGAAGACATTAAGGAGGAATCCTTGAAATTAGTTAAAAAAGAGAATTTTGAAAGTTTTAGAGTTACCGCCAAGAGAGAAGATAAGCACCTTCCTTTTACTTCTCAAGAATTAAACCAAGAAGTGGGAGCTCATTTATTCCAACAATTAAAAAACAAAAAAGTAGATTTAAACAATCCAGACCTTATTTGCTATATTGAATTAGTCAGAAAGCGTTCTTTTATTTTCACTAAGAAATACAAGGGGGCTAGGGGATTACCGATGGGAACGGGGGGCAAGGCAGTTGTTTTGCTTTCAGGTGGCATCGATTCACCGGTAGCTGCATTTACAACTATGAGAAGGGGAGTTAAGGTTTCATTCCTTCACTTTCATTCCTATCCAATCACTTCCGAGATATCAATAAGCAAGATAAGGGAGTTAGTAGAACTGTTGTCTCAATATCAAGGAAAATCAAATCTTTACCTTATTCCGTTTACTGAGGCGCAAAAAGAAGTTTTGCTTAATACTAAGTCTAAATTTAGAGTTATTTTCTACCGAAGATTGATGTTAAAGATTGCCAAAGAGGTAGTAAAGATAGATAAGGCCCAGGCAATTATTACCGGAGAGAGTTTGGGCCAAGTAGCTTCACAGACTATTGAGAATATGTTAGTAATTGGACAAGCATGTGATAGTCTAATTATCAGACCCTTGGTTTGTGATGACAAAGAGAGTATAATAAAGATAGCTAAGGACATTGGAACGTTTGATATATCCAACCTTCCTTATGATGATTGTTGCAGCAGATTTCTTCCTCAGTACCCTGAAACTAAAGCTAGGATTGAAGAGGTAATAGAAGAAGAAAAGAAAATAAATATTAAAAAGATAACTGTCAGGGCAATAAAAGAAATGTCTTGCGAGCAAATATATGGTTTCAAATTGGACAGATGA